One genomic region from Sphingomicrobium aestuariivivum encodes:
- the feoB gene encoding ferrous iron transporter B, whose protein sequence is MNKTPLIAVAGNPNAGKSALFNALTGARQKIGNYPGVTVERHVGRLTLPDGAPADLVDLPGAYALEAASPDEQVTRSVLLGEGEYERLPDALLIVLDAANLDNHLRFALQLIDLKLPTVVALNMVDLARRDGLELDPKVLEAELGVPVIETVAVRRRGIDAVREALATAARTPHERPDPEDLPHEGLTLQQRARKIATAAIVSETPSRALTHKLDAVLLHPVAGPLFLAGLLFVMFQAVFAWAAPPADFLEGLAIDAGNAVGAAMPEGWLRSLVVDGLFAGVGAVIVFLPQILILFLFILLLESSGYMTRAAFIMDRLMRRAGLNGSAFIPLLSSFACAVPGIMATRTIDDEKDRLLTILIAPLMTCSARLPVYTLIIAAFIPNTLVAPGVGLQGLVLFGLYVAGILGAVLLGSLLRSKVVKGGGAAFMMEMPKYQLPRLGDVLIGLWQRAWIFLKRAGTIIAAATVILWALASYPKAGPGEVQSEVSIAGKIGDAIHVVVAPIGFNRDVSMALLPAMAAREVAVAAIGTVYALDAEDEEGLETLEARIAGRWSLATALAFLAWFVFAPQCISTIAVTRRETNGWKWPLFMTGYLFAVAYVAAGVTYWTAVAFGLG, encoded by the coding sequence GTGAACAAGACTCCGTTGATCGCCGTCGCCGGCAACCCCAATGCCGGCAAGTCCGCCCTGTTCAACGCGCTGACCGGCGCGCGGCAGAAGATCGGTAATTATCCCGGCGTGACGGTCGAGCGGCACGTCGGCAGGCTCACCCTGCCCGACGGCGCGCCCGCCGATCTCGTCGACCTGCCCGGCGCCTATGCGCTCGAGGCCGCGAGCCCCGACGAGCAGGTGACACGCAGCGTCCTCCTCGGCGAGGGCGAATACGAGCGGCTGCCCGACGCGCTGCTCATCGTCCTCGATGCCGCCAATCTCGACAACCATTTGCGTTTCGCGCTCCAGCTGATCGACCTCAAGCTGCCGACGGTGGTGGCGCTCAACATGGTCGACCTCGCCAGGCGCGACGGGCTCGAACTGGACCCCAAGGTGCTCGAGGCCGAACTGGGCGTGCCCGTGATCGAGACGGTGGCGGTGCGCCGCCGCGGCATCGATGCAGTGCGCGAGGCGCTCGCAACCGCGGCCCGCACCCCGCACGAGCGCCCCGATCCCGAGGACCTGCCGCACGAGGGGCTGACGCTCCAGCAGCGCGCGCGCAAGATCGCCACGGCGGCGATCGTCTCGGAAACCCCGTCGCGGGCGCTCACGCACAAGCTCGACGCGGTGCTGCTGCATCCGGTCGCGGGGCCTCTGTTCCTAGCAGGCCTGCTGTTCGTGATGTTCCAGGCGGTCTTCGCCTGGGCCGCACCGCCCGCCGACTTCCTCGAGGGGCTGGCGATCGATGCGGGCAATGCGGTCGGTGCCGCGATGCCCGAGGGTTGGCTGCGCTCGCTCGTCGTCGACGGATTGTTCGCGGGCGTGGGGGCGGTGATCGTCTTCCTGCCCCAGATCCTCATCCTTTTCCTCTTCATCCTGCTGCTCGAGAGCTCGGGCTACATGACGCGGGCGGCCTTCATCATGGACCGGCTGATGCGGCGGGCGGGGTTGAACGGATCGGCCTTCATCCCCCTCCTGTCGTCCTTCGCCTGCGCAGTGCCCGGCATCATGGCGACGCGCACCATCGACGATGAAAAGGACCGGCTGCTGACGATCCTGATCGCGCCGCTGATGACCTGTTCTGCGCGGCTTCCGGTCTACACGCTGATCATCGCCGCCTTCATTCCCAACACGCTGGTCGCGCCCGGCGTGGGCCTTCAGGGCCTCGTCCTGTTCGGTCTCTATGTGGCGGGCATCCTGGGTGCAGTGCTGCTCGGCTCGCTGCTGCGATCCAAGGTGGTGAAGGGCGGCGGGGCAGCCTTCATGATGGAAATGCCCAAATACCAGCTGCCGCGCCTCGGCGATGTCCTCATCGGCCTGTGGCAGCGGGCGTGGATCTTCCTCAAGCGCGCGGGCACGATCATCGCGGCCGCCACGGTGATCCTCTGGGCGCTGGCCTCCTATCCCAAGGCGGGACCGGGCGAAGTGCAGTCCGAAGTCTCAATCGCGGGTAAGATCGGCGATGCGATCCACGTCGTGGTCGCGCCGATCGGCTTCAACCGCGACGTGTCGATGGCGCTGTTGCCGGCGATGGCAGCGCGCGAGGTGGCGGTCGCCGCGATCGGCACCGTCTATGCGCTCGACGCGGAGGACGAGGAAGGGCTGGAGACGCTCGAGGCCCGTATCGCGGGGCGCTGGAGCCTCGCCACCGCGCTCGCCTTCCTCGCCTGGTTCGTCTTCGCGCCGCAGTGCATCTCGACGATCGCGGTGACGCGACGCGAGACCAACGGGTGGAAGTGGCCGCTCTTCATGACCGGATACCTGTTCGCCGTCGCCTATGTGGCGGCGGGCGTGACCTACTGGACGGCGGTCGCTTTCGGCCTCGGCTAG
- a CDS encoding outer membrane protein assembly factor BamE, whose protein sequence is MRARHLLALTVATAALGGCAGIRSDQGYVYNQELTEAIAPGIDNRDSVRATLGTPSFVGQFEDDTWYYVSRRTDRFAFRQPRMTDQRIIAVTFDEYGNVADVAETGPELAVNIDPSGDETPTLGREKSFFEEIFGNIGQVNQAGGLVGGQQQ, encoded by the coding sequence ATGCGTGCACGCCATCTCCTGGCCCTCACCGTGGCCACCGCCGCGCTCGGCGGCTGCGCCGGGATCCGTTCGGACCAGGGCTATGTCTACAACCAGGAACTGACCGAGGCGATCGCGCCGGGCATCGACAATCGCGACTCGGTGCGCGCCACGCTCGGCACGCCCAGCTTCGTCGGCCAGTTCGAGGACGACACCTGGTATTATGTCTCGCGGCGCACCGACCGCTTCGCCTTCCGCCAGCCGCGCATGACCGACCAGCGCATCATCGCGGTGACCTTCGATGAATATGGCAATGTCGCGGACGTCGCGGAAACCGGCCCCGAGCTTGCCGTCAACATCGACCCCTCTGGCGACGAGACCCCGACGCTCGGCCGTGAGAAGAGCTTCTTCGAGGAAATCTTCGGCAACATCGGCCAGGTCAACCAGGCCGGCGGCCTCGTCGGCGGCCAGCAGCAGTAA
- a CDS encoding TetR/AcrR family transcriptional regulator: MKQTQTDGGRSAKQPRTKRGEATRAKILDAARIEFGKHGFADSSIAAITQRAKVALGTFYTYFDSKEEVFSALVADMSRRVAEAVGPAIAGVEKSLPREEAALGAFLRFARTEAEVYRIIDEAEFVDPQGFERHYRTTAARMRDRLDASGDLAAPQSDLDAEVRAWALMGMNVFLGLRFAVWGDEDPQAVAAAANRLLANGLR, from the coding sequence ATGAAACAGACACAGACGGACGGTGGGAGGAGCGCCAAGCAACCGCGTACCAAGCGGGGGGAGGCGACGCGCGCGAAGATCCTCGACGCCGCGCGGATCGAATTCGGCAAGCATGGCTTTGCCGACAGTTCGATCGCCGCCATCACGCAGCGCGCCAAGGTCGCGCTCGGCACCTTCTACACCTATTTCGACAGCAAGGAGGAGGTCTTCTCCGCGCTGGTCGCCGACATGTCGCGGCGCGTCGCCGAGGCGGTTGGCCCGGCCATTGCCGGGGTCGAGAAGAGCCTGCCGCGCGAGGAAGCGGCGCTCGGCGCCTTCCTGCGCTTCGCCCGCACGGAAGCCGAGGTCTATCGCATCATCGACGAGGCGGAATTCGTCGATCCGCAGGGCTTCGAGCGCCATTATCGCACCACTGCCGCGCGCATGCGTGACCGGCTCGATGCGAGCGGGGACCTTGCCGCGCCGCAGAGCGACCTCGATGCCGAGGTGCGCGCCTGGGCGCTGATGGGCATGAACGTGTTCCTCGGGCTGCGCTTTGCCGTTTGGGGTGACGAGGATCCGCAGGCGGTGGCCGCCGCCGCCAACCGGCTGCTCGCGAACGGGCTGCGCTAG
- a CDS encoding TonB-dependent receptor plug domain-containing protein translates to MRIHRSVAALLATSSIACLHAAAAHAQPADVATGDPAEVPGDPAPPEGETEIEREATETLQGEAPITGRSYTPADFAQFAPQNALDMVSRIPGFSIQGGNNGQRGLGQANQNVLINGQRVSGKSNDARDALSRIGVDAVERIDVVDGATLAIAGLSGEVANVIARAGGWSGNFEYEPEWRPGLEDNWLRGEVSASGQVGGSNVTLSFENNAFRQGHWGPETRRDADGGLIRVIDEKATYDGDRPTFAASLNRETANGNIVNVNGSLQFFMFDRVVTGEEVAADGSGADERSTGAEDEWNFELGGDYEFDLGTGRLKLIGLRRQEHSPTEFAFERLEQAPGAVLEGSRFVQTVDEAESILRSEYALPVLGGDVQFSLEGAYNSLDSEARLFVRDADGAEVEQQLPGANATVEEQRAESILSYGRALGSALNLQVAAGAEYSEISAGDVTRSFVRPKGSVALAWTASDDLTVNAKLERRVDQLSFFDFLSSVDVSNDTDGRSNNFSLVPPQRWRSELQFVTKLGAWGTITPEFRVALIEDAVETIPVSPTEQALGNLEDTAVIYQGILRGTLLFDPIGLEGARLNLFSTVVDSSVEDPLTGEDREISGIDRFRIEADFRHDIPGSDWAWGGGIDHGEFAPVYRLDQVFKDYKSAPFSWLFVEHKDVAGLTVRGQLMNVLGQSDRFDRTAYVGRRTGPIAYTENFDREFGRFFRVTVSGTF, encoded by the coding sequence ATGCGTATCCACCGGTCCGTCGCGGCATTGCTTGCCACCTCGTCCATCGCGTGCCTTCACGCCGCCGCCGCGCATGCGCAGCCTGCCGACGTTGCCACGGGCGATCCGGCCGAGGTGCCCGGCGATCCGGCGCCTCCCGAAGGCGAGACCGAGATCGAGCGCGAGGCGACCGAGACGCTCCAGGGCGAGGCACCGATCACCGGCCGCAGCTACACCCCCGCAGACTTCGCGCAATTCGCGCCGCAGAACGCGTTGGACATGGTCAGCCGTATTCCGGGCTTCTCGATCCAGGGCGGCAACAATGGCCAGCGCGGCCTCGGGCAGGCCAACCAGAATGTGCTGATCAACGGCCAACGCGTGTCGGGCAAGTCCAACGATGCGCGCGATGCCCTGTCACGCATCGGCGTCGATGCGGTCGAGCGGATCGACGTGGTCGACGGCGCCACGCTCGCCATCGCGGGCCTGTCGGGCGAAGTCGCGAATGTCATCGCCAGGGCCGGTGGCTGGTCGGGCAATTTCGAATATGAGCCCGAATGGCGCCCCGGGCTCGAGGACAATTGGCTGCGCGGCGAAGTCAGCGCGAGCGGTCAGGTCGGCGGCAGCAACGTCACGCTGTCGTTCGAGAACAATGCCTTCCGGCAAGGCCATTGGGGTCCCGAAACGCGGCGCGATGCCGATGGCGGGCTCATCCGCGTCATCGACGAGAAGGCAACCTATGACGGGGATCGCCCGACCTTCGCCGCCTCGCTCAACCGCGAGACCGCCAATGGCAATATCGTCAATGTGAACGGCAGTCTCCAATTCTTCATGTTCGACCGCGTGGTCACCGGTGAGGAAGTGGCCGCCGACGGCAGCGGCGCCGACGAACGCAGCACCGGCGCGGAGGACGAATGGAATTTCGAGCTGGGCGGCGACTATGAATTCGACCTCGGCACCGGCCGCCTCAAGCTCATCGGCCTGCGTCGGCAGGAGCACAGCCCTACCGAATTCGCCTTCGAGCGTCTCGAACAGGCCCCCGGTGCCGTGCTCGAGGGCAGCCGCTTCGTCCAGACCGTCGACGAGGCGGAAAGCATCCTGCGCAGCGAATATGCGCTGCCCGTGCTGGGCGGCGACGTCCAGTTCAGCCTCGAGGGCGCCTACAACAGCCTCGACAGTGAGGCCCGGCTGTTCGTCCGCGACGCCGACGGGGCCGAGGTCGAACAGCAACTGCCCGGAGCCAACGCCACCGTCGAGGAGCAGCGCGCCGAATCGATCCTCAGCTACGGCCGCGCCCTGGGTAGCGCGCTCAACCTGCAGGTCGCTGCGGGCGCCGAATATAGCGAGATCAGCGCGGGCGACGTGACGCGCAGCTTCGTGCGCCCCAAAGGCTCGGTCGCGCTCGCCTGGACCGCGAGCGACGACCTCACCGTCAATGCCAAGCTCGAACGCCGCGTCGACCAGCTCAGCTTCTTCGACTTCCTCTCCTCGGTCGACGTGTCCAACGACACCGACGGGCGCAGCAACAATTTCTCGCTGGTTCCGCCGCAGCGCTGGCGCAGCGAACTGCAGTTCGTCACCAAGCTCGGGGCGTGGGGCACGATCACGCCCGAATTCCGTGTCGCGCTGATCGAGGATGCCGTCGAGACCATTCCCGTCTCGCCGACCGAACAGGCACTGGGCAATCTGGAGGACACGGCGGTCATCTACCAGGGGATCCTGCGCGGCACCCTCCTGTTCGACCCGATCGGGCTTGAGGGCGCGCGGCTCAATCTCTTCTCGACCGTGGTCGACAGCAGCGTCGAGGACCCGCTAACCGGCGAGGACCGCGAGATCAGCGGCATCGACCGCTTCCGTATCGAGGCCGACTTCCGTCACGACATCCCGGGCAGCGACTGGGCGTGGGGCGGCGGCATCGATCATGGCGAGTTCGCGCCCGTCTATCGCCTCGACCAGGTCTTCAAGGATTATAAGTCCGCGCCGTTCAGCTGGCTGTTTGTCGAGCATAAGGACGTCGCCGGGCTGACCGTGCGCGGCCAGCTGATGAACGTCCTTGGCCAGAGCGACCGCTTCGATCGCACCGCCTATGTCGGGCGGCGCACCGGGCCGATCGCCTACACCGAGAATTTCGACCGCGAATTCGGCCGCTTTTTCCGCGTGACCGTCAGCGGCACCTTCTAG
- a CDS encoding kynureninase/PvdN C-terminal domain-containing protein, with protein MSHKRLFSRSLEAAPDRLHFAAHSHHLWPDASREGQVACWDDAARLADLKWDRVMGEVWPEAARHVATELGMGGDKADRIVFAANTHDFILRLAAAAPRRARGPLRVLASDGEFHSARRQFARWLEAGEIILDTVPTAPWEDFAERFTAAAKTGRHDLVMVSQVMFGTGRVTAPIEPIVELADPDGPWVVIDGYHSFMAIDAPFGGGLSDKAFFLGGGYKYAMAGEGMGFMSCPPGFGDRPPLTGWFAEFEDLTLPPGMVGYASNAMRFMGATFDPSALYRWNAVRAMLEAEGLDTAGISAQVAALQQQAVDVFADTPLADAELLNPLGDGPHARFLAYRHEQAAAWCDALKAEGVVTDVRGDVIRFGFGLYHDADDVAALARALRGL; from the coding sequence ATGAGCCACAAGCGGCTCTTCTCGCGCAGCCTCGAGGCTGCCCCCGACAGGCTGCACTTCGCGGCGCACAGCCATCATTTGTGGCCCGACGCCAGCCGCGAAGGGCAGGTGGCCTGCTGGGACGATGCCGCGCGGCTCGCCGATCTCAAGTGGGACCGCGTGATGGGCGAGGTGTGGCCCGAGGCGGCGCGCCATGTGGCCACCGAACTCGGCATGGGCGGGGACAAGGCCGACCGCATCGTCTTCGCCGCCAATACGCACGACTTCATCCTGCGCCTCGCCGCCGCGGCGCCGCGCCGCGCGCGTGGGCCGCTGCGGGTGCTGGCGAGTGACGGCGAATTCCACTCGGCGCGGCGCCAGTTCGCGCGCTGGCTCGAGGCGGGCGAGATCATTCTCGACACCGTGCCGACCGCCCCGTGGGAGGATTTTGCCGAGCGCTTTACCGCGGCCGCCAAGACGGGGCGCCACGACCTCGTCATGGTCAGCCAGGTGATGTTCGGGACGGGGCGCGTGACCGCGCCGATCGAGCCGATCGTCGAGCTCGCTGATCCCGACGGGCCATGGGTCGTCATCGACGGCTATCACAGCTTCATGGCGATCGACGCGCCCTTTGGCGGGGGCCTGTCGGACAAGGCCTTCTTCCTCGGGGGCGGCTACAAATATGCGATGGCGGGCGAGGGGATGGGTTTCATGTCCTGCCCGCCGGGCTTTGGCGACCGCCCGCCGCTGACCGGCTGGTTCGCCGAATTCGAGGACCTCACCCTGCCGCCCGGCATGGTCGGCTATGCGAGCAATGCGATGCGCTTCATGGGCGCGACCTTCGACCCCTCGGCGCTCTATCGCTGGAACGCGGTCCGCGCGATGCTCGAGGCCGAGGGTCTCGATACGGCAGGCATCAGTGCGCAGGTTGCAGCGCTCCAGCAGCAGGCAGTCGACGTCTTTGCCGACACGCCGCTCGCCGATGCCGAACTGCTCAACCCGCTGGGTGACGGGCCGCACGCACGTTTCCTCGCCTACCGCCACGAGCAGGCGGCGGCGTGGTGCGATGCACTGAAGGCGGAGGGTGTCGTGACCGACGTGCGCGGCGATGTCATCCGCTTCGGCTTCGGCCTCTATCATGACGCCGACGATGTCGCGGCGCTGGCCCGGGCGCTGCGCGGCCTCTAG
- a CDS encoding YceD family protein, with protein sequence MIDDFGKVALATLKDGETIAIHADEAMRASVAERLHLPSIEKLAIDGRIERDGDGIAVNGTLSASVTHACVATGDPVAETIEEHFGLLFAPHPEHDEDAEIELGVDDLDTIFHDGRELELGDALIDTLALALDPYPRVADADARLKAAGVLSEEEAGAFGALAGLKKKLEAGGKDD encoded by the coding sequence GTGATCGACGATTTCGGAAAGGTCGCACTGGCGACGCTCAAGGACGGCGAGACCATCGCCATCCATGCCGACGAGGCGATGCGCGCCTCGGTCGCCGAGCGGCTGCACCTCCCGTCGATCGAGAAGCTCGCCATCGACGGCAGGATCGAGCGCGACGGCGATGGTATCGCGGTCAACGGCACGCTGTCCGCCAGTGTCACCCACGCTTGCGTGGCGACCGGCGATCCCGTGGCCGAGACCATCGAGGAGCATTTCGGGCTCCTCTTCGCGCCCCACCCCGAGCATGACGAGGATGCCGAGATCGAGCTCGGCGTCGATGATCTCGACACCATCTTCCATGACGGTCGCGAGCTCGAACTGGGCGATGCGCTGATCGACACGCTGGCGCTGGCGCTCGATCCCTATCCGCGGGTTGCGGATGCCGATGCCCGCCTCAAGGCGGCGGGCGTGCTTTCCGAAGAGGAAGCCGGCGCCTTCGGTGCGCTCGCCGGCCTCAAGAAGAAACTCGAGGCCGGCGGCAAGGACGACTAG
- the ssb gene encoding single-stranded DNA-binding protein, which yields MAGVNKVILVGNLGADPEARSLNNGGEVVNLRVATSETWKDRDGNRQERTEWHQVVIWNENLGRVAKNYLRKGSKVYLEGQLQTRKWQDQNGQDRYSTEVVLQRYRGELVLLDSREGGGGGGYGGGSQGGYGGGGQGGGYGGGGQGGGNAPQQRPQPASFDNDLDDDVPF from the coding sequence ATGGCCGGCGTGAACAAGGTGATCCTGGTGGGCAATCTCGGGGCGGACCCCGAGGCGCGCTCGCTCAACAATGGCGGCGAAGTGGTGAACCTTCGCGTCGCCACCTCGGAGACGTGGAAGGATCGCGACGGCAACCGCCAGGAGCGGACCGAATGGCACCAGGTGGTGATCTGGAACGAGAATCTCGGCCGCGTCGCCAAGAACTACCTGCGCAAGGGCTCGAAGGTCTATCTCGAGGGCCAGCTCCAGACCCGCAAGTGGCAGGACCAGAACGGGCAGGACCGCTATTCGACCGAGGTCGTGCTGCAGCGCTATCGCGGCGAACTCGTGCTGCTCGACAGCCGCGAAGGCGGTGGTGGCGGCGGCTACGGCGGCGGTAGCCAAGGTGGCTATGGCGGTGGCGGCCAGGGTGGCGGCTACGGCGGCGGCGGGCAGGGCGGCGGCAACGCGCCCCAGCAGCGCCCGCAGCCCGCGAGCTTCGACAACGACCTTGACGATGATGTGCCGTTCTAG
- a CDS encoding ubiquinol-cytochrome C chaperone family protein: MRKLFSWLRPPPGAEAASLYGALVGAARDPHWYREGKVPDTLDGRFGVLSTLVALAVLRLERGEEDAVRGSVALTEAFIADMDAQMREEGFDAGLGKQVRSMVGALAARVDRWRFAEEEEVDADQWREAARWSVFRDTQPDEGALTYVSEQLRRFAERIDGEPDANLLRGEL, translated from the coding sequence ATGCGCAAGCTCTTTTCATGGCTGCGTCCCCCGCCCGGCGCCGAGGCCGCCAGCCTCTACGGCGCGCTGGTCGGTGCCGCGCGCGACCCGCACTGGTACCGCGAGGGCAAGGTGCCCGACACGCTCGACGGCCGCTTCGGCGTCCTGTCCACGCTTGTCGCGCTGGCCGTGCTCCGGCTCGAGCGGGGCGAAGAAGATGCGGTGCGCGGCTCGGTCGCGCTGACCGAGGCCTTCATCGCCGACATGGATGCGCAGATGCGCGAGGAAGGGTTCGACGCCGGCCTCGGCAAGCAGGTTCGCTCGATGGTCGGCGCACTCGCCGCCCGCGTCGACCGCTGGCGCTTTGCCGAAGAGGAAGAGGTGGATGCCGACCAGTGGCGCGAGGCTGCACGCTGGAGCGTCTTTCGCGACACGCAGCCCGACGAGGGCGCGCTCACCTATGTCTCCGAGCAACTCCGGCGCTTTGCCGAGCGTATCGACGGCGAGCCCGACGCCAATCTGCTGCGAGGTGAATTGTGA
- a CDS encoding FeoA family protein: MTESTAILCTLDQLPKGGSGAVAAIDWDALEARDATRLQHFGFDAGVRVTALHRGPFGADPMAVKVGRMTVAISRAHARAISITKADEATDAA, translated from the coding sequence ATGACCGAGTCCACTGCCATCCTCTGCACCCTCGACCAGCTGCCCAAGGGCGGTTCGGGTGCCGTCGCCGCGATAGACTGGGACGCGCTCGAAGCGCGTGACGCGACGCGGCTCCAGCATTTCGGCTTTGATGCGGGGGTGCGGGTGACCGCGCTCCATCGCGGGCCGTTCGGGGCCGACCCGATGGCTGTGAAGGTCGGGCGCATGACGGTCGCGATCAGCCGCGCCCATGCCCGCGCCATCAGCATCACCAAGGCAGACGAAGCGACCGACGCCGCGTGA
- a CDS encoding tryptophan 2,3-dioxygenase, producing the protein MTAIPDDQTYGDYLSLPQLLSSQKPHSDVHDEMLFIVLHQTKELWLKQILFEVEYACEELRADRFLFVHKALSRVSRIQTVMTMSWDILSTLTPSDYMKFRHHFGSASGFQSAQFRAFEYRLGLKDPRFLKNYEPGSGEHDFLTAALEAPSVYDEANAALGRAGFDISGDEAIKDSWKSVYQNTETYPELYGLAEKLVDLDDALASWRHKHVITVERVIGGRKGTGGSAGAAYLKTTLDKRAFPALWELRSEL; encoded by the coding sequence ATGACTGCCATTCCCGACGACCAGACTTACGGCGACTATCTGTCGCTTCCGCAGCTGCTCTCCTCGCAGAAGCCGCATAGCGACGTGCATGACGAGATGCTGTTCATCGTCCTGCACCAGACCAAGGAACTGTGGCTCAAGCAGATCCTGTTCGAGGTGGAATATGCCTGCGAGGAACTGCGCGCCGACCGCTTCCTGTTCGTCCACAAGGCGTTGAGCCGCGTCAGCCGCATCCAGACGGTGATGACGATGAGCTGGGACATCCTGTCGACGCTGACCCCGTCGGATTATATGAAATTCCGCCATCATTTCGGCTCGGCCTCGGGCTTCCAGTCGGCGCAGTTCCGCGCCTTCGAATATCGCCTCGGCCTGAAGGATCCGCGCTTCCTCAAGAATTACGAGCCCGGCAGCGGCGAGCATGATTTCCTCACCGCCGCGCTCGAGGCGCCGAGCGTCTATGACGAGGCCAATGCGGCGCTGGGGCGCGCGGGCTTCGACATTTCGGGCGACGAGGCGATCAAGGACAGCTGGAAGAGCGTCTACCAGAACACCGAGACCTATCCCGAGCTTTATGGCCTTGCTGAAAAGCTGGTCGATCTCGACGATGCGCTGGCCAGCTGGCGGCACAAGCATGTTATCACGGTCGAGCGCGTGATCGGCGGTCGTAAGGGCACCGGCGGATCGGCGGGCGCCGCCTATCTCAAGACGACGCTCGACAAGCGCGCCTTCCCCGCGCTGTGGGAATTGCGCTCCGAGCTATGA
- a CDS encoding COQ9 family protein, with the protein MADPTPLEATRLKLAPAVAENAVFDGWTMEAVDLAADQLDIDRDVARLAWPKDPGEMVAAWIESVDARMIEAFPPEKIGAMKIRDRIRALVWWRLEAAAPAREAVRTGLSILSLPQNLSLAARTAWRSADAMWRLAGDTSTDYNHYTKRAILTGVYGSTLYAWLDDDSAGWADTAAFLDRRIDDVMQFEKWKAKWTGGAERRFSMARFLGRLRYPPTA; encoded by the coding sequence ACCCGACCCCGCTCGAAGCGACTCGCCTCAAACTCGCGCCCGCCGTGGCCGAGAATGCCGTGTTCGACGGCTGGACGATGGAGGCGGTCGATCTTGCCGCCGACCAGCTCGACATTGACCGCGACGTGGCGCGGCTGGCGTGGCCCAAGGACCCGGGCGAGATGGTCGCGGCGTGGATCGAAAGTGTCGATGCGCGCATGATCGAAGCCTTTCCACCCGAAAAGATCGGCGCGATGAAGATCCGCGATCGTATCCGCGCGCTCGTCTGGTGGCGGCTCGAGGCGGCAGCGCCCGCGCGAGAGGCCGTGCGCACCGGCCTGTCGATCCTGTCACTGCCGCAGAATCTCTCGCTGGCGGCGAGAACCGCCTGGCGCAGCGCCGATGCGATGTGGCGGCTCGCGGGCGATACATCGACCGATTACAACCACTATACCAAGCGCGCGATTCTGACCGGCGTCTATGGCTCGACGCTCTATGCCTGGCTCGATGACGACAGCGCGGGTTGGGCCGATACGGCGGCCTTCCTCGACCGCCGGATCGACGATGTCATGCAGTTCGAGAAGTGGAAGGCAAAGTGGACCGGCGGGGCCGAGCGGCGCTTTTCGATGGCGCGTTTTCTCGGCCGGCTGCGCTATCCGCCGACCGCCTGA